The genomic interval CCGGCTCGAACGCCGAGCGAGCAAGGAACCGCGCAGGAGCAGCCGTCACGACGACTTCACCAGGCCGGTTCGAGAGAACGCGTGAGCGAGGACGAGCATCCTGAGCGGTTCGGTCTGCGCTCGCACGGCCTCGCGGAGCTCCTGGTCGAGCAGCTCCTCGAGGAACCGCCGACCGACCGACCGCGCCGCCTCCTCGCCTTTCGGCTCGGCGAACATGAAGGTCAAGGTGAGCTTCTCCGGCCCCCGC from Myxococcales bacterium carries:
- the hxsD gene encoding His-Xaa-Ser system protein HxsD, whose product is MDRDPFSFEEGLLRCDVDTAVYRVAAVQKAAYKLAALATIHIAERGPEKLTLTFMFAEPKGEEAARSVGRRFLEELLDQELREAVRAQTEPLRMLVLAHAFSRTGLVKSS